The Lycium ferocissimum isolate CSIRO_LF1 chromosome 1, AGI_CSIRO_Lferr_CH_V1, whole genome shotgun sequence genome includes a region encoding these proteins:
- the LOC132060146 gene encoding auxin response factor 9-like isoform X1, translated as MANKGYYMSPQQHNFSAEGEDELYLELWRLCAGPLVDIPKNGERVYYFPQGHMEQLEASTNQELNQRIPLFNLQPKILCSVLDIKLLAEQDTDEVYAKITLLPEADQVEPASPDPSSPEPPRPKVDFFYKVLTASDTSTHGGFSILRKHANECLPPLDMSQPTPSQALVAKDLHGIEWHFKHIFRGQPRRHLLTTGWSTFVSLKRLVTGDAFVFLRSEKGEVRIGVRRLARQPSSMPQSVISSRNMHLGVLATASHALATRTMFVVYYKPRTSQFIVGLNKYLEAVNHRYSVGMRFKMHFEGEEIPERRFTGTIVGIEVSSSQWKDSKWRSLKVQWDEPASVLRPDRVSPWDIEPFVASVPTSLIQPMPVKNKRHRPTNETKASDGIRSASEVNAALNMFLYETEAGKNASSRPAFPSFASSQFVKENDERKCDTITSFRLFGIDLKSPSFCSAIENPPLKPANISDGSAELLCFRNTTSAGDSEDNSGLSGDSKDQKQEQLHLLPKEVPMKQNFSTRSCTKVQMQGVAVGRAVDLTVLSGYDELVKELEQLFEIQEELHARNKWEIVFTDDEGDMMLMGDHPWPEFCNVAKRIFICFSQDMKSFGAGTKSPSFESETTAST; from the exons ATGGCAAATAAAGGGTATTATATGTCTCCCCAGCAACACAATTTCTCAGCTGAAG GTGAAGATGAATTGTACTTAGAGTTATGGAGATTGTGTGCAGGTCCATTAGTGGATATTccaaaaaatggagaaagagtTTACTATTTCCCACAAGGTCACATGGAacaa TTGGAGGCATCAACAAATCAGGAGCTGAATCAGAGAATACCATTGTTCAATCTTCAACCAAAGATCCTTTGTAGTGTTCTTGACATTAAACTTCTG GCTGAGCAAGATACTGATGAGGTTTATGCCAAGATCACTTTGTTGCCGGAAGCGGAT CAAGTTGAGCCTGCTAGTCCAGATCCGTCCTCACCTGAGCCTCCGAGGCCCAAAGTTGATTTCTTCTACAAGGTTTTAACTGCATCCGATACGAGCACTCATGGTGGATTTTCCATTCTGAGGAAACATGCTAATGAATGCCTGCCCCCGCTG GACATGAGCCAGCCGACTCCATCACAGGCATTGGTCGCCAAGGACCTTCATGGCATCGAGTGGCACTTTAAACATATATTTAGAG GCCAACCCCGGAGGCATTTGCTTACCACAGGATGGAGTACCTTTGTTTCCCTGAAAAGATTAGTTACAGGGGATGCTTTTGTATTCTTAAG GAGTGAAAAGGGTGAAGTTCGAATAGGGGTTAGACGACTTGCTCGACAACCGAGCTCAATGCCACAATCAGTGATTTCAAGTCGGAACATGCACCTAGGAGTGCTAGCTACTGCATCTCATGCTCTTGCAACCCGGACCATGTTTGTTGTATATTACAAACCAAG AACAAGTCAGTTTATCGTAGGCCTAAACAAATATCTGGAGGCTGTTAATCATCGGTATTCAGTTGGCATGAGATTCAAGATGCATTTTGAAGGGGAAGAGATTCCCGAGAGAAG ATTTACAGGTACCATAGTAGGAATTGAAGTTAGTTCCTCGCAGTGGAAAGATTCTAAATGGAGATCATTGAAG GTTCAATGGGATGAGCCTGCATCTGTTTTAAGGCCTGATAGAGTTTCTCCGTGGGACATCGAACCATTTGTGGCGTCGGTCCCTACTTCTCTCATTCAGCCAATGCCAGTGAAGAATAAAAGGCATCGACCAACTAACGAAACCAAAGCTTCAG ATGGAATTAGGTCGGCTTCTGAAGTTAATGCTGCTTTGAATATGTTCTTATATGAGACAGAAGCCGGTAAAAATGCTTCATCTCGGCCTGCTTTTCCAAGCTTTGCATCCTCACAATTCGTAAAGGAGAACGATGAGAGAAAATGTGATACAATAACATCCTTTAGATTGTTTGGAATTGACTTGAAAAGTCCTTCGTTCTGTTCTGCTATTGAAAACCCGCCTCTAAAGCCAGCCAACATTTCCGATGGTTCTGCTGAACTGTTGTGCTTTCGAAACACGACTTCTGCTGGTGATTCAGAAGACAACTCTGGCCTTTCGGGAGATTCCAAAGATCAAAAGCAAGAGCAGTTGCATTTGCTGCCAAAGGAGGTTCCCATGAAGCAGAATTTTTCCACCAGAAGCTGCACTAAG GTTCAAATGCAAGGGGTAGCTGTGGGTCGTGCGGTGGATTTAACTGTATTGAGTGGATATGATGAGCTCGTGAAGGAACTCGAACAATTGTTTGAGATCCAGGAAGAGCTTCATGCACGAAATAAGTGGGAGATTGTTTTTACAGACGATGAAGGAGATATGATGCTTATGGGCGATCATCCTTGGCC AGAGTTCTGCAATGTCGCGAAGAGGATATTCATTTGTTTTAGTCAAGATATGAAAAGTTTCGGTGCAGGAACTAAATCTCCATCTTTCGAAAGTGAAACAACTGCTTCGACATGA
- the LOC132060146 gene encoding auxin response factor 9-like isoform X2: MANKGYYMSPQQHNFSAEGEDELYLELWRLCAGPLVDIPKNGERVYYFPQGHMEQLEASTNQELNQRIPLFNLQPKILCSVLDIKLLAEQDTDEVYAKITLLPEADQVEPASPDPSSPEPPRPKVDFFYKVLTASDTSTHGGFSILRKHANECLPPLDMSQPTPSQALVAKDLHGIEWHFKHIFRGQPRRHLLTTGWSTFVSLKRLVTGDAFVFLRSEKGEVRIGVRRLARQPSSMPQSVISSRNMHLGVLATASHALATRTMFVVYYKPRTSQFIVGLNKYLEAVNHRYSVGMRFKMHFEGEEIPERRFTGTIVGIEVSSSQWKDSKWRSLKVQWDEPASVLRPDRVSPWDIEPFVASVPTSLIQPMPVKNKRHRPTNETKASEAGKNASSRPAFPSFASSQFVKENDERKCDTITSFRLFGIDLKSPSFCSAIENPPLKPANISDGSAELLCFRNTTSAGDSEDNSGLSGDSKDQKQEQLHLLPKEVPMKQNFSTRSCTKVQMQGVAVGRAVDLTVLSGYDELVKELEQLFEIQEELHARNKWEIVFTDDEGDMMLMGDHPWPEFCNVAKRIFICFSQDMKSFGAGTKSPSFESETTAST, translated from the exons ATGGCAAATAAAGGGTATTATATGTCTCCCCAGCAACACAATTTCTCAGCTGAAG GTGAAGATGAATTGTACTTAGAGTTATGGAGATTGTGTGCAGGTCCATTAGTGGATATTccaaaaaatggagaaagagtTTACTATTTCCCACAAGGTCACATGGAacaa TTGGAGGCATCAACAAATCAGGAGCTGAATCAGAGAATACCATTGTTCAATCTTCAACCAAAGATCCTTTGTAGTGTTCTTGACATTAAACTTCTG GCTGAGCAAGATACTGATGAGGTTTATGCCAAGATCACTTTGTTGCCGGAAGCGGAT CAAGTTGAGCCTGCTAGTCCAGATCCGTCCTCACCTGAGCCTCCGAGGCCCAAAGTTGATTTCTTCTACAAGGTTTTAACTGCATCCGATACGAGCACTCATGGTGGATTTTCCATTCTGAGGAAACATGCTAATGAATGCCTGCCCCCGCTG GACATGAGCCAGCCGACTCCATCACAGGCATTGGTCGCCAAGGACCTTCATGGCATCGAGTGGCACTTTAAACATATATTTAGAG GCCAACCCCGGAGGCATTTGCTTACCACAGGATGGAGTACCTTTGTTTCCCTGAAAAGATTAGTTACAGGGGATGCTTTTGTATTCTTAAG GAGTGAAAAGGGTGAAGTTCGAATAGGGGTTAGACGACTTGCTCGACAACCGAGCTCAATGCCACAATCAGTGATTTCAAGTCGGAACATGCACCTAGGAGTGCTAGCTACTGCATCTCATGCTCTTGCAACCCGGACCATGTTTGTTGTATATTACAAACCAAG AACAAGTCAGTTTATCGTAGGCCTAAACAAATATCTGGAGGCTGTTAATCATCGGTATTCAGTTGGCATGAGATTCAAGATGCATTTTGAAGGGGAAGAGATTCCCGAGAGAAG ATTTACAGGTACCATAGTAGGAATTGAAGTTAGTTCCTCGCAGTGGAAAGATTCTAAATGGAGATCATTGAAG GTTCAATGGGATGAGCCTGCATCTGTTTTAAGGCCTGATAGAGTTTCTCCGTGGGACATCGAACCATTTGTGGCGTCGGTCCCTACTTCTCTCATTCAGCCAATGCCAGTGAAGAATAAAAGGCATCGACCAACTAACGAAACCAAAGCTTCAG AAGCCGGTAAAAATGCTTCATCTCGGCCTGCTTTTCCAAGCTTTGCATCCTCACAATTCGTAAAGGAGAACGATGAGAGAAAATGTGATACAATAACATCCTTTAGATTGTTTGGAATTGACTTGAAAAGTCCTTCGTTCTGTTCTGCTATTGAAAACCCGCCTCTAAAGCCAGCCAACATTTCCGATGGTTCTGCTGAACTGTTGTGCTTTCGAAACACGACTTCTGCTGGTGATTCAGAAGACAACTCTGGCCTTTCGGGAGATTCCAAAGATCAAAAGCAAGAGCAGTTGCATTTGCTGCCAAAGGAGGTTCCCATGAAGCAGAATTTTTCCACCAGAAGCTGCACTAAG GTTCAAATGCAAGGGGTAGCTGTGGGTCGTGCGGTGGATTTAACTGTATTGAGTGGATATGATGAGCTCGTGAAGGAACTCGAACAATTGTTTGAGATCCAGGAAGAGCTTCATGCACGAAATAAGTGGGAGATTGTTTTTACAGACGATGAAGGAGATATGATGCTTATGGGCGATCATCCTTGGCC AGAGTTCTGCAATGTCGCGAAGAGGATATTCATTTGTTTTAGTCAAGATATGAAAAGTTTCGGTGCAGGAACTAAATCTCCATCTTTCGAAAGTGAAACAACTGCTTCGACATGA